A stretch of the Bacillus mesophilus genome encodes the following:
- the dacB gene encoding D-alanyl-D-alanine carboxypeptidase/D-alanyl-D-alanine-endopeptidase → MVVSSGSEFTHSVGYAQHHNELTVSQQIEQLLETESAFTGAIAGISVRSSSTGELIYHHNGDIRLRPASNLKLVTAAVALSTLGEQHQFNTELATNGNVNSGVLDGNLYVVGKGDPTLLISDLEKMIKELKNQGITKIQGDLIGDDSWFDDVRLSKDLPWSDETTYYGAQISALTLSPDEDYDSGTVIVEIKPSEKIGEPPTVNILPKNTYLTIENKAKTTKSDQPKNLEIFRKHGENTIVITGEIPQNGVRLKKWISVWEPTLLVTHMVKEVLNKNGITLTGNVKAGKTPEQVTVLTTHSSMVLSQLLIPFLKLSNNGHGEVLVKEMGRVVKDEGSWEKGLEVVEQQLARWELNPSAMVLRDGSGISHVNLISANELSKLLYHVQDEEWYDSFLNALPIASSSDRLLAGTLIHRLDNISDKALVRAKTGTLTTVSSLSGYIHTENGDSVVFSILLNNLIDEDEGKKLEDKIVEVLTK, encoded by the coding sequence ATGGTAGTCAGTTCCGGTTCAGAGTTTACTCATTCTGTCGGCTATGCTCAACATCATAATGAACTAACCGTGTCACAGCAAATTGAGCAATTGTTAGAAACCGAATCAGCATTCACTGGTGCTATCGCGGGCATAAGCGTTAGATCCTCTTCAACAGGTGAGCTAATATATCATCATAATGGGGATATTAGGCTAAGACCCGCATCTAATCTTAAGCTAGTAACTGCCGCGGTTGCATTATCAACGTTAGGTGAACAACATCAGTTTAATACGGAGTTAGCTACTAATGGAAATGTGAATAGTGGAGTACTAGATGGAAACCTTTATGTTGTGGGTAAAGGGGATCCGACACTATTAATAAGTGATCTGGAGAAAATGATTAAGGAACTTAAGAATCAAGGAATTACTAAAATTCAAGGTGACCTTATCGGAGATGATAGTTGGTTTGATGATGTGAGGTTATCCAAAGATTTGCCTTGGAGCGATGAGACAACCTATTACGGTGCTCAAATTTCTGCTCTTACACTTTCGCCGGATGAAGATTATGATTCAGGCACTGTGATTGTGGAGATAAAACCTTCGGAAAAAATAGGAGAACCTCCAACTGTTAACATACTTCCTAAAAATACTTACTTAACCATAGAAAATAAAGCAAAAACAACAAAAAGTGATCAACCAAAGAATCTAGAGATATTCAGAAAACATGGAGAAAATACGATTGTTATAACAGGTGAAATTCCTCAAAATGGTGTAAGATTAAAGAAATGGATCTCTGTTTGGGAACCTACCCTATTAGTCACCCATATGGTAAAAGAGGTACTGAATAAAAATGGAATTACGTTAACGGGGAATGTGAAGGCAGGTAAAACACCAGAACAAGTAACTGTTCTAACTACCCATTCTTCTATGGTCCTATCACAACTGCTAATTCCTTTCTTGAAATTGAGTAATAATGGACATGGTGAGGTTTTGGTAAAGGAAATGGGCAGAGTAGTGAAAGATGAAGGAAGCTGGGAAAAAGGGCTTGAAGTCGTAGAGCAGCAATTAGCACGGTGGGAATTAAATCCATCTGCTATGGTGTTAAGAGATGGATCAGGGATTTCACATGTTAACTTAATTTCTGCGAATGAATTATCGAAGCTTTTATATCATGTTCAGGATGAGGAGTGGTATGATAGTTTCTTAAATGCCTTACCAATAGCAAGCTCTAGTGACCGTCTGTTAGCGGGAACGTTAATTCATAGATTAGATAATATATCGGATAAGGCGCTTGTTAGAGCCAAAACGGGGACCCTCACGACTGTAAGTTCACTTTCCGGATACATTCATACGGAAAATGGAGACAGCGTTGTATTTAGCATACTTTTAAATAACTTGATTGATGAGGACGAAGGTAAAAAATTGGAAGATAAGATAGTGGAAGTACTAACGAAATAA
- a CDS encoding helicase-related protein: MKSLYDRAVQQTKEKVYEDIDRYLETSETISSFNNYINQREEVILQLWTNVWLNKVSSHASLKEKKEYLTIEKQFDIENLSRKQINTLFRSEIKNFKTFDVISWLDQLFSNSSDWERRYHHVRNAFLRREQKRKVFEVQTNIRLMLHKELNKLLGTHYIGLYVHVRYFIARQIKMEITKSGYLLDPPYTTFQEYLYDAMNIVAEENPYQFYKDDLEEKYESVVYDYIVSNAPAYILPVLSQEIKSLYQTHFGVELSDSILKNFFAESLYTLSIEMFNELLEEFVVDLLKLEKVPFDTKTHREILMEDLEERKAKIKRHQEEIQRQKEEEAKMLQDIFGHVYNSSIKPDIKFIMHVGETNTGKTFKALQRMMSADSGLYLAPLRLLALEVYDKLNVEGVSCSLKTGEEEKIINGARHISSTVEMFHEKAFYEVIVIDESQMIADKDRGFSWFKAITKANAKEVHIIGSYSMKEMIVQILGDSDLTIHEYVRDTPLKVEEQEFKLKHAKKGDALVCFSRRRVLETASQLQKDGKKVSMIYGSMPPETRRKQIQLFIDGENSIIVATDAIGMGLNLPIRRIVFLENEKFDGTIRRRLTSQEVKQIAGRAGRKGLYNVGRVAFSHEIKLMTSLLNQVDEPIQMFAIAPTSEVFERFQKYSRSLDDFFYLWDTYESPEGTKKASLVEERDLFDMIRGTMIEARLPLHDLYSFLHLPFSSYEPILAKQWRDKLTSIVEGTELPEPIIKTDHLEELELSYKAVGLHLLFLYRLDRRTETSYWEKVRAEISERIHDILKTDIHIKQRKCRRCGDDLPSKFSFQICDKCHHRRYVHHPRVRS; this comes from the coding sequence ATGAAGTCTCTATATGATAGAGCCGTTCAGCAGACGAAAGAGAAGGTATATGAAGATATTGATCGCTATTTAGAAACGTCTGAAACCATTTCGTCATTTAATAACTATATAAATCAACGTGAAGAAGTCATTCTTCAATTATGGACCAATGTGTGGTTAAATAAGGTTTCAAGTCATGCTTCTCTAAAAGAGAAAAAAGAATACTTAACGATTGAAAAGCAATTTGATATAGAGAACTTAAGTAGAAAACAAATTAATACTCTATTTCGCTCTGAAATCAAAAACTTCAAAACTTTTGATGTGATTTCATGGTTGGACCAATTGTTCTCTAATAGTTCAGATTGGGAAAGGCGATATCATCATGTGCGAAACGCTTTCCTAAGGAGAGAGCAAAAGCGAAAAGTATTTGAAGTTCAAACTAATATTAGGCTGATGCTTCATAAGGAGTTAAACAAACTATTAGGTACACACTACATAGGGCTCTATGTACATGTAAGGTATTTTATTGCTAGGCAAATCAAAATGGAAATAACTAAATCTGGTTACTTGTTGGATCCGCCATACACTACTTTTCAAGAATATCTATATGATGCAATGAATATTGTTGCTGAGGAGAATCCGTATCAATTTTATAAGGATGATCTAGAAGAAAAGTATGAATCAGTGGTTTACGATTATATTGTAAGCAATGCCCCTGCTTATATTTTACCTGTTTTATCTCAAGAAATTAAAAGTTTATATCAGACACACTTTGGAGTGGAACTGTCTGATTCGATTCTTAAGAATTTTTTTGCTGAGTCATTATATACCCTTAGTATTGAAATGTTTAATGAGTTATTAGAAGAGTTCGTTGTCGATTTATTAAAACTTGAAAAAGTTCCATTTGACACTAAGACACATAGAGAAATACTAATGGAAGATTTAGAAGAGCGGAAAGCGAAAATCAAAAGACACCAAGAGGAAATTCAGCGTCAAAAAGAAGAAGAGGCAAAAATGCTTCAAGATATTTTTGGCCATGTTTATAATTCTTCTATTAAGCCTGATATCAAGTTCATCATGCATGTCGGTGAAACAAATACAGGAAAGACTTTCAAAGCCCTCCAAAGAATGATGTCAGCAGATAGTGGTTTATATCTAGCTCCATTAAGACTACTAGCACTTGAGGTTTATGACAAACTAAATGTAGAAGGTGTTAGCTGCTCATTAAAAACAGGAGAAGAAGAAAAAATCATAAATGGTGCAAGGCATATATCTAGTACAGTTGAAATGTTTCATGAGAAAGCTTTTTACGAGGTCATTGTAATTGATGAATCGCAAATGATTGCAGATAAGGACCGTGGATTCTCATGGTTCAAAGCTATAACTAAAGCTAATGCGAAAGAGGTTCATATAATAGGTAGCTATAGTATGAAAGAAATGATTGTACAAATATTAGGTGATTCTGATCTTACTATACATGAGTATGTTCGTGATACACCTTTGAAGGTAGAGGAGCAAGAGTTTAAGTTAAAACATGCTAAAAAAGGGGATGCCCTCGTTTGTTTTTCAAGGAGACGTGTACTTGAAACTGCCTCTCAGCTCCAAAAAGATGGTAAAAAAGTAAGTATGATCTATGGAAGTATGCCTCCTGAAACGAGAAGGAAGCAAATACAATTATTTATAGACGGAGAAAATAGCATTATTGTGGCAACTGATGCGATTGGCATGGGACTCAATTTACCGATTCGCCGTATTGTATTTTTAGAAAATGAAAAATTTGATGGAACGATTAGGAGAAGACTTACTTCTCAGGAAGTAAAACAAATTGCTGGTCGAGCTGGTCGAAAGGGTTTATATAATGTTGGTAGAGTTGCATTCTCCCATGAAATTAAGTTAATGACAAGTCTACTTAATCAGGTTGATGAACCTATCCAAATGTTTGCAATTGCCCCTACTTCAGAAGTGTTTGAACGTTTTCAAAAGTATTCACGTAGTTTAGATGACTTTTTCTATCTGTGGGATACTTATGAGAGTCCAGAAGGAACAAAAAAAGCCTCTTTAGTAGAGGAACGCGATCTTTTTGACATGATACGAGGAACGATGATTGAGGCTAGATTACCTTTACACGATTTATATAGTTTCTTACATTTACCGTTTTCTTCTTATGAACCAATTTTAGCTAAGCAATGGCGAGATAAATTAACATCAATAGTAGAAGGTACAGAATTACCTGAGCCCATTATTAAGACAGATCACTTAGAAGAATTAGAGCTGTCGTACAAGGCGGTTGGACTTCATCTTCTCTTTTTATACCGCTTAGATAGACGGACGGAAACATCCTACTGGGAGAAAGTTAGAGCTGAGATTAGCGAAAGAATTCATGACATTCTAAAAACAGACATCCATATTAAACAGCGTAAATGTAGAAGGTGTGGTGACGATCTACCCTCTAAGTTTTCTTTTCAAATTTGCGATAAGTGTCACCATAGACGTTATGTCCACCACCCCAGAGTAAGGTCATAA
- a CDS encoding OsmC family protein, with translation MAARKIPPYPNKLKTSVVGTIEAPEGVLKITEIQCHYELKVPIGKRDAAERALQVFEAGCPVAQTLKGCVKFKHTWTIEEYE, from the coding sequence CTGGCAGCGCGTAAAATTCCCCCATATCCAAATAAGTTAAAAACCTCGGTTGTAGGAACAATAGAAGCACCAGAGGGTGTGTTAAAAATAACAGAAATACAGTGTCATTATGAACTCAAGGTTCCAATTGGTAAAAGAGATGCTGCTGAAAGAGCCTTACAGGTTTTTGAAGCAGGCTGTCCTGTTGCTCAAACTCTTAAGGGATGTGTAAAGTTTAAACATACGTGGACTATTGAGGAGTATGAATAA
- a CDS encoding sporulation protein, which translates to MSFFNKVLASVGIGAAKVDTILPKGSYVIGEKINGVVEIKGGNVEQPIDEIYLSLLTQYTKKSDDKEYVQTAVIAKYRVSEKHIIAPNEKKEIPFSIALPLSAPLSQGKTRVWIQTGLDIKNAIDPTDKDFIEVLPLPVMKAVISSVQELGFRTREIECQEAPRYLRGVQSFVQEFEFVPVSGAYRGKLDELEIVFVVKSESEVDLYLQIDRKARGLGGFLSEALEMDERNVKVTVSQADLSSMTRKLDEVIRRYS; encoded by the coding sequence ATGTCGTTCTTTAACAAAGTGTTAGCAAGTGTTGGAATCGGAGCAGCTAAAGTAGATACTATATTACCAAAGGGATCATACGTAATTGGTGAAAAGATTAACGGTGTTGTTGAAATTAAAGGTGGAAATGTAGAACAGCCAATTGATGAAATATATCTATCATTATTAACACAATACACCAAAAAATCAGATGATAAAGAATACGTACAGACGGCAGTTATAGCTAAGTATAGAGTGTCAGAAAAACACATAATTGCTCCGAATGAGAAAAAAGAAATTCCATTTTCTATCGCACTACCACTAAGTGCACCTTTATCACAAGGAAAAACAAGAGTTTGGATACAGACCGGTCTTGATATTAAAAATGCTATTGATCCAACGGATAAAGACTTTATTGAGGTTTTGCCTTTACCAGTTATGAAAGCAGTCATTAGCTCTGTACAAGAGCTAGGATTTAGAACCCGTGAAATTGAGTGCCAAGAAGCTCCTAGATACTTAAGAGGTGTTCAATCATTTGTTCAGGAATTTGAGTTTGTACCAGTAAGTGGAGCATACAGAGGTAAACTAGATGAACTGGAAATAGTATTTGTTGTAAAATCTGAATCTGAGGTTGATTTGTATCTCCAAATTGATCGCAAAGCAAGAGGATTAGGTGGATTTCTATCTGAAGCCTTGGAAATGGATGAACGAAATGTTAAGGTTACTGTCTCACAAGCTGATCTTTCTTCGATGACTAGAAAATTAGATGAAGTAATTAGACGTTACTCATAA